The following proteins are co-located in the Halostella salina genome:
- a CDS encoding heavy metal translocating P-type ATPase, with the protein MESRTAHLDITGMSCANCSETVGDALASLDGVTEANVNYATDEGSVEYDPDEVSLREIYDAVDAAGYGVVSETTTVAISDMTCANCADTNEEALEAVPGVVDAEVNYATDEAQVTYNPADASREAMYDAIEDAGYSPVREGGDDDADGDARDAAREGEIRKQQRLTLFGAALSAPLLLFMVDHLLELGLVGDELFGLSTGWVAFALATPVQVVLGWPFYRNSYKALVKNGRANMDVLIALGSTTAYVYSVAVLADLIAGGLYFDTAALILVFITLGNYLEARSKGQAGEALRTLLEMEADTATVVDDDGTEEEIPLEDVEVGDRMKVRPGERIPTDGVVVDGQSAVDESMVTGESVPVEKSEGDEVVGSTINENGVLVVEATKVGEDTALQQIVRTVKEAQSRQPDIQNLADRISAYFVPAVIANALLWGLVWFAAPEALAGLVDWIPLWGLVAGGPAVAGGTVTTFEFAVVVFASSVLIACPCALGLATPAATMVGTTIGAGNGVLFKGGDVLERAKDVDTVVFDKTGTLTEGEMELTDVVVLDDGPDPQRADGGDAAADGGQLTGRDRLSEDELLRLAATAERGSEHPLARAIVEGAEERGIDVGDPDAFENVPGQGVRATVDGREVLVGNRTLLRDSGVDPSPAEDTMERLESEGKTAMLVALAGSERSDDADGELVGVVANADTVKESAAEAVSELQTRGVDVMLITGDNERTARAVAEQVGIDPDNVRAEVLPEDKSDAVEAIQNDGRRAMMVGDGVNDAPALAVAYVGTAIGSGTDVAIEAADVTLMRDDPLDVVKAIRISDATLQKIRQNLVWALGYNTAMIPLASLGLLQPVLAAGAMAFSSVSVLSNSLLFRRYTPDEDYRPLWR; encoded by the coding sequence ATGGAATCACGAACTGCACACCTCGACATCACGGGGATGTCCTGTGCCAACTGTTCGGAGACGGTTGGGGACGCCCTGGCGTCGCTCGACGGGGTGACGGAGGCGAACGTCAACTACGCCACCGACGAGGGCTCCGTCGAGTACGACCCCGACGAGGTATCGCTTCGTGAGATCTACGACGCCGTCGACGCGGCCGGCTACGGCGTCGTCTCCGAGACGACGACGGTCGCCATCTCCGATATGACGTGTGCGAACTGCGCCGACACCAACGAGGAGGCGCTCGAAGCCGTCCCCGGCGTCGTCGACGCCGAGGTGAACTACGCGACCGACGAGGCGCAGGTCACCTACAACCCCGCCGACGCCTCGCGCGAGGCGATGTACGACGCAATCGAGGACGCCGGCTACTCGCCGGTCCGGGAGGGGGGCGATGACGACGCCGACGGCGACGCCCGCGACGCCGCCCGCGAGGGGGAGATCCGCAAGCAGCAACGGCTCACCCTGTTCGGCGCGGCGCTGTCGGCCCCGTTGCTGCTGTTCATGGTCGACCACCTGCTGGAGCTTGGTCTCGTCGGCGACGAACTCTTCGGCCTGTCGACCGGCTGGGTCGCGTTCGCGCTCGCGACGCCCGTACAGGTCGTCCTCGGGTGGCCGTTCTACAGGAACTCCTACAAGGCGCTCGTGAAGAACGGCCGCGCCAACATGGACGTACTCATCGCGCTCGGGTCGACGACGGCGTACGTCTACTCCGTCGCGGTGCTCGCCGATCTCATCGCCGGCGGGCTGTACTTCGACACGGCGGCGCTCATCCTCGTGTTCATCACGCTCGGTAACTACCTCGAGGCGCGCTCCAAGGGGCAGGCCGGCGAGGCCCTGCGGACGCTGCTGGAGATGGAGGCCGACACGGCCACCGTCGTCGACGACGACGGCACCGAGGAGGAAATCCCGCTTGAGGACGTCGAAGTCGGCGACCGGATGAAGGTCCGGCCGGGCGAACGGATCCCCACGGACGGCGTCGTCGTCGACGGCCAGTCCGCGGTCGACGAGTCGATGGTCACCGGCGAGTCCGTCCCCGTCGAGAAGAGCGAGGGCGACGAGGTGGTCGGCTCAACCATCAACGAGAACGGCGTCCTCGTCGTCGAGGCGACGAAGGTCGGCGAGGACACCGCGCTCCAGCAGATCGTCCGCACGGTCAAGGAGGCCCAGTCCCGCCAGCCGGACATCCAGAACCTCGCCGACCGCATCTCCGCGTACTTCGTCCCCGCGGTCATCGCGAACGCGCTCCTCTGGGGGCTGGTCTGGTTCGCCGCCCCCGAAGCGCTGGCCGGACTCGTCGACTGGATCCCGCTGTGGGGGCTCGTGGCCGGCGGCCCGGCGGTCGCCGGCGGGACAGTGACGACCTTCGAGTTCGCCGTCGTCGTGTTCGCCTCCTCGGTCCTGATCGCCTGTCCCTGCGCGCTCGGGCTGGCGACGCCGGCCGCGACGATGGTCGGGACCACCATCGGCGCGGGGAACGGCGTCCTGTTCAAGGGCGGCGACGTGCTGGAGCGCGCGAAGGACGTCGACACCGTCGTCTTCGACAAGACCGGCACGCTGACCGAGGGCGAGATGGAGCTGACCGACGTGGTCGTTCTCGACGACGGGCCGGACCCCCAGCGGGCTGACGGCGGTGACGCCGCGGCCGACGGCGGACAGCTGACCGGCCGCGACCGGCTCTCGGAGGACGAGCTGCTTCGGCTCGCGGCGACGGCGGAGCGCGGGAGCGAACACCCGCTCGCACGCGCCATCGTCGAGGGGGCCGAGGAACGCGGCATCGACGTTGGCGACCCCGACGCCTTCGAGAACGTGCCCGGCCAGGGCGTGCGGGCGACGGTCGACGGGCGCGAGGTACTCGTCGGCAACCGGACGCTGCTGCGGGACAGCGGGGTCGACCCCTCCCCGGCCGAAGACACGATGGAGCGCCTCGAATCGGAGGGCAAGACGGCGATGCTGGTCGCGCTGGCCGGTTCGGAGCGAAGCGATGACGCCGACGGCGAACTCGTGGGCGTTGTCGCAAACGCCGACACGGTCAAGGAAAGCGCGGCCGAGGCGGTGAGCGAACTGCAGACCCGCGGCGTCGACGTGATGCTGATCACCGGCGACAACGAGCGAACCGCCCGCGCCGTCGCCGAGCAGGTCGGGATCGACCCCGACAACGTCCGCGCGGAGGTGCTCCCGGAGGACAAGTCCGACGCGGTCGAGGCCATCCAGAACGACGGTCGGAGGGCGATGATGGTCGGCGACGGCGTCAACGACGCGCCGGCGCTGGCCGTCGCATACGTCGGGACGGCCATCGGCTCCGGCACCGACGTGGCCATCGAGGCGGCCGACGTGACGCTGATGCGCGACGACCCGCTGGACGTGGTGAAAGCGATCCGCATCTCCGACGCGACGCTCCAGAAGATCAGGCAGAACCTCGTGTGGGCGCTGGGGTACAACACGGCGATGATCCCCCTCGCATCGCTCGGCCTGCTCCAGCCGGTGCTCGCCGCCGGGGCGATGGCGTTCTCCTCGGTGTCGGTGCTGTCGAACAGCCTGCTGTTCCGGCGGTACACGCCGGACGAGGATTACCGTCCGCTGTGGCGGTAA
- a CDS encoding AsnC family transcriptional regulator — protein MRDLDETDMEILTLLAEDARRPFSDIGEQVGLSGPAVSDRVTRLQEAGIITNFTVNVDRGELQAGVPVFVQVECRSADAEAVRSRVSGADGVEHLFVTAEGEVWFYGRTEGGAVRQWVDGLLGDVQSAEYSVTLVDDLEWTPSLDGTEFAITCAECGNTVDSEGESARIDGGVYHFCCPSCRSQFEEQYRRIEEGT, from the coding sequence ATGCGCGACCTCGACGAGACCGACATGGAGATCCTCACGCTCCTCGCGGAGGACGCACGCCGGCCGTTCAGCGACATCGGCGAGCAGGTCGGCCTCTCCGGCCCGGCCGTCTCGGACCGCGTCACCCGGCTTCAGGAGGCCGGCATCATCACGAACTTCACCGTCAACGTCGACCGGGGCGAACTGCAAGCCGGCGTCCCGGTGTTCGTGCAGGTGGAGTGTCGGTCGGCTGACGCCGAGGCGGTCCGGTCGCGGGTCAGCGGGGCCGACGGCGTCGAACACCTCTTCGTCACGGCCGAGGGCGAGGTCTGGTTCTACGGCCGGACCGAGGGTGGAGCCGTTCGGCAGTGGGTCGACGGCCTGCTCGGTGACGTGCAGTCGGCCGAGTACTCGGTGACGCTCGTCGACGATCTGGAGTGGACGCCGTCGCTGGACGGCACCGAGTTCGCGATCACCTGTGCCGAGTGCGGGAACACGGTTGACAGCGAGGGCGAATCGGCCCGGATAGACGGGGGCGTCTATCACTTCTGTTGCCCATCCTGCCGGAGCCAGTTCGAGGAACAGTACCGTCGGATCGAAGAGGGAACGTAA
- a CDS encoding CocE/NonD family hydrolase produces MSDGDRSLRRRSVLAALSAMTAGCSALSDGTTTSTDPEGTATDVPPTETAPSSEDNPDEYDIDEPVRTESVWVETGTDTDGTGRSDRVEVYVVRPEPPTEPLPAVVRADPYDIASQPVDALDLDGVAPPEASDDAFGSREVELYVPESGTASGEDAGVTPPDRRFAAAGRVEAVRRAYVRTFVPEGYAYVDVSPVGTGRSTGCNTLGGEPEAESVVAAIDWLNGRQPAFDSRDGDESVAADWATGSAGMVGQSYLGSIQNNVVVTGVDGLETIVPKAGMVSRYLGNRSQGAVIVERPTTEFAAGWTTGVNRQRCTDVLRRMAEGVDWDSGNFNDYWADREYVAEFGGVDASVLLVHNLRDHTMSPRQLSVYAEALRRHDIPHRMWVGQGSHGDEPGLLSPYEERWEDLLLDWFDYWVKGESTGVMDGPTAIVETPDGDLAGEDAWPSPRIETVSLRPRPGDPFGTLGPDGPEPGTAERFVDDSSVTPATLTGEEATDSRVVYRTEPLDGPVRVSGTISPQVTVSVDSEAALLSTALVDYGPDGGGRIVSRGWMNLLNRNSRSESEPLVPGDRYDVSFETNPADHVFQAGHRLGVMIYSSDAAFTKRPPSSPTLTLHLADSTFPVPVVGGADALAGDGPSGSALYGDPPFE; encoded by the coding sequence ATGTCCGACGGAGACCGATCCCTCCGGAGACGGTCGGTGTTGGCCGCCCTGAGTGCGATGACCGCCGGCTGTTCGGCCCTCTCTGACGGTACGACCACATCGACTGACCCTGAAGGGACCGCTACGGATGTCCCCCCGACGGAGACGGCCCCGTCAAGCGAAGACAACCCCGACGAGTACGATATCGACGAACCGGTCCGCACCGAGAGCGTGTGGGTCGAGACCGGGACCGACACTGACGGCACCGGCCGCTCGGACCGGGTCGAGGTGTACGTCGTACGGCCCGAACCGCCGACGGAGCCCCTCCCCGCGGTCGTCCGCGCGGATCCGTACGACATCGCCAGCCAGCCGGTCGACGCGCTGGACCTCGACGGCGTAGCGCCCCCGGAGGCCTCGGACGACGCATTCGGGTCGCGTGAGGTGGAGCTGTACGTCCCCGAGTCCGGGACTGCGTCCGGGGAGGACGCAGGCGTTACCCCGCCAGACCGACGGTTCGCCGCGGCGGGGCGGGTCGAAGCGGTGCGCCGGGCGTACGTCCGGACGTTCGTGCCCGAGGGGTACGCCTACGTGGACGTTTCCCCGGTCGGGACGGGCCGTTCGACCGGGTGCAACACGCTCGGTGGCGAACCGGAAGCGGAAAGCGTCGTCGCCGCCATCGACTGGCTGAACGGCCGCCAGCCGGCGTTCGACAGCCGGGACGGGGACGAGTCGGTCGCCGCCGACTGGGCAACCGGGAGCGCCGGGATGGTCGGCCAGTCGTATCTGGGGAGTATCCAGAACAACGTCGTCGTGACCGGCGTCGACGGCCTCGAAACGATCGTCCCGAAGGCCGGGATGGTCAGCCGATATCTGGGTAACCGGTCGCAGGGTGCCGTTATCGTCGAGCGCCCCACGACCGAGTTCGCTGCCGGCTGGACGACCGGCGTCAACAGGCAGCGGTGTACCGACGTGCTCCGCCGGATGGCCGAGGGCGTCGACTGGGACTCCGGGAACTTCAACGATTACTGGGCGGACCGCGAGTACGTCGCCGAGTTCGGGGGCGTCGACGCGAGCGTTCTCCTGGTGCACAACCTCCGTGACCACACGATGAGTCCCCGCCAGCTGTCGGTGTACGCCGAGGCGCTTCGCCGTCACGACATTCCGCACAGGATGTGGGTCGGCCAGGGGTCCCACGGCGATGAGCCGGGATTACTCTCCCCGTACGAGGAGCGCTGGGAGGACCTGTTGCTCGACTGGTTCGACTACTGGGTGAAAGGGGAGTCGACCGGCGTGATGGACGGGCCGACGGCTATCGTCGAAACGCCGGACGGGGACCTGGCCGGCGAGGACGCGTGGCCTTCGCCGCGGATCGAGACGGTGTCGCTCCGGCCGCGCCCCGGCGACCCGTTCGGGACGCTCGGACCGGACGGCCCGGAGCCCGGGACCGCCGAGCGGTTCGTCGACGACTCCAGCGTCACGCCGGCGACGCTGACCGGCGAGGAAGCGACGGACAGCCGAGTCGTCTACCGGACGGAGCCGCTGGACGGCCCGGTCCGCGTGAGCGGCACGATATCGCCGCAGGTGACCGTCTCGGTCGATTCTGAGGCAGCCCTCCTCAGTACGGCTCTCGTCGACTACGGGCCGGACGGGGGCGGTCGCATCGTCAGTCGGGGCTGGATGAACCTCCTGAACCGCAACTCCCGGTCCGAGTCGGAGCCGCTGGTCCCCGGCGATCGATACGACGTGTCGTTCGAGACGAACCCGGCGGACCACGTCTTTCAGGCGGGGCATCGTCTCGGGGTCATGATCTACTCCAGCGACGCAGCGTTCACGAAGCGTCCGCCGTCGTCGCCGACCCTGACGCTCCACCTCGCCGATTCGACGTTCCCGGTGCCCGTCGTCGGCGGCGCGGACGCGCTTGCCGGCGATGGCCCGTCCGGATCCGCGCTGTACGGTGACCCGCCGTTCGAATAG
- a CDS encoding GNAT family N-acetyltransferase — protein sequence MGTRTGGACSAWDNTECQGTPYCPPRCPRFTDGEGVPLVVRPFRDSDRDAAVAMYDDIDSYSRTMGLPPATMPQIESWLDRLRENGWNLVALDGDRVVGHVAVVPADRPDPKFVVFIHQEYQDRGIGTELMKQVVAYADDRDHEALTLEVSKGNRRAVTVYENVGFEVVERMHSDLEMELSLEQPVAERVQRPPAERD from the coding sequence ATGGGTACGCGAACCGGTGGGGCTTGCTCGGCCTGGGACAACACGGAGTGCCAGGGGACGCCGTACTGTCCGCCGCGGTGTCCGCGGTTCACCGACGGCGAGGGCGTGCCGCTCGTCGTTCGCCCCTTCCGCGACTCGGACCGGGACGCCGCCGTCGCGATGTACGACGACATCGACTCGTACAGCCGAACGATGGGGCTGCCGCCGGCGACGATGCCACAGATCGAGTCGTGGCTGGACCGCCTCCGCGAGAACGGCTGGAACCTCGTCGCGCTCGACGGCGACCGCGTCGTCGGCCACGTCGCGGTCGTGCCGGCCGACCGCCCCGACCCGAAGTTCGTGGTCTTCATCCATCAGGAGTATCAGGACCGCGGCATCGGGACGGAGCTGATGAAACAGGTCGTCGCCTACGCCGACGACCGCGACCACGAGGCGCTCACGCTGGAGGTGTCGAAAGGGAACCGCCGCGCCGTCACGGTGTACGAGAACGTCGGGTTCGAAGTGGTCGAGCGAATGCACTCGGACCTGGAGATGGAACTCTCCCTGGAGCAACCGGTCGCCGAGCGCGTGCAGCGACCGCCCGCCGAACGCGACTGA
- a CDS encoding universal stress protein — protein sequence MYEILVAIDDDVDGAHAQVDAIEELVDVADEVVVHLLHVFTDNPSGASIMQVEAAREASERLEELGVEVRAEETSGDPATQVLERAEVEDVDQICVGGRKRSPTGKALFGSVTQSVILGTERPVLVCGRRTEA from the coding sequence ATGTACGAAATACTGGTCGCGATAGACGACGATGTGGACGGCGCACACGCGCAGGTCGACGCAATCGAGGAACTGGTCGACGTCGCCGACGAGGTCGTCGTCCACCTCCTGCACGTGTTCACGGACAACCCCTCCGGCGCGTCGATCATGCAGGTCGAAGCCGCACGCGAGGCGTCGGAACGGCTGGAGGAACTGGGGGTCGAGGTCCGCGCCGAGGAGACGAGCGGCGACCCGGCGACGCAGGTCCTCGAACGCGCCGAGGTAGAGGACGTGGACCAGATCTGCGTCGGCGGCCGAAAGCGGTCCCCGACGGGCAAGGCGCTGTTCGGGAGCGTCACGCAGAGCGTGATCCTCGGCACCGAACGCCCGGTGCTGGTGTGTGGCCGGCGCACGGAGGCGTAG
- a CDS encoding 3-hydroxyacyl-CoA dehydrogenase family protein: MRVTVLGAGTMGHGIAQVAATAGYDVTIRDIDEEIIEDGLAAIESNLQGGVDRDKLTADEKAAALDRIDATTSLEEAVDDADLVVEAVPEDMEIKQSTFEDVAAAAPDDAVLASNTSSLSVTEIASVLDRPGRAIGLHFFNPVHIMGLVEIVVAEQTDEETVDAATEFVEAIDKEPVTVRDSAGFASSRLGVALGVEAIRMLEEGVASPRDIDAAMELGYNHPMGPIELGDVVGLDVRLDILEYLREELGERFRPPQLLKQKVRAGKLGKKTGEGFYVWEDGEIVGVSGDWGDDE, translated from the coding sequence ATGCGTGTTACCGTACTCGGCGCGGGAACGATGGGTCACGGGATCGCACAGGTCGCCGCGACGGCGGGCTACGACGTGACGATCCGGGACATCGACGAGGAGATCATCGAGGACGGACTGGCCGCCATCGAGTCGAACCTCCAGGGCGGCGTCGACCGCGACAAGCTGACGGCCGACGAGAAGGCGGCGGCGCTCGACCGGATCGACGCGACCACCTCGCTGGAGGAGGCCGTTGACGACGCGGACCTGGTCGTCGAGGCGGTGCCCGAGGACATGGAGATCAAACAGAGCACGTTCGAGGACGTGGCGGCAGCCGCGCCCGACGATGCCGTGCTCGCCTCGAACACGTCGTCGCTGTCGGTGACCGAGATCGCGAGCGTCCTCGACCGCCCCGGTCGCGCGATCGGGCTCCACTTCTTCAACCCGGTCCACATCATGGGACTGGTCGAGATCGTCGTCGCCGAGCAGACGGACGAGGAAACCGTCGACGCCGCCACGGAGTTCGTCGAGGCGATCGACAAGGAGCCGGTGACGGTGCGGGATTCGGCCGGCTTCGCCTCCTCCCGGCTCGGCGTCGCGCTGGGCGTCGAGGCGATCCGGATGCTCGAGGAGGGCGTCGCCAGCCCGCGGGACATCGACGCCGCGATGGAACTCGGCTACAACCATCCGATGGGACCCATCGAACTCGGTGACGTGGTCGGGCTGGACGTGCGCCTCGACATTCTGGAGTACCTCCGCGAGGAACTGGGCGAGCGGTTCCGCCCGCCGCAGTTGCTGAAACAGAAGGTCCGGGCCGGCAAGCTCGGCAAGAAGACCGGCGAGGGGTTCTACGTCTGGGAGGACGGCGAGATCGTCGGCGTCAGCGGCGACTGGGGTGACGACGAATGA
- a CDS encoding enoyl-CoA hydratase/isomerase family protein encodes MTATEDAAADCDTVSVTVGEHVEGVATVTMSRPEARNALDKELRADLTAVLDAVEDDDAVRVVVLTGSDEGGAFVAGADVTELRERDAIEQREASKRPRVYERVANLPKPVIGRINGHALGGGCELAQACDVRIASEKAKLGQPEINLGIIPGGGGTQRLPRLVGTGQAMRLILSGELIDADEAADIGLVEEVHPHDELDDAVYDLAESMAAKSPVALEFAKEAVQASGEMDIEDGIEYEAELFAQLFATEDKNEGIDAFFEDREPEWQGK; translated from the coding sequence ATGACGGCGACCGAGGACGCCGCGGCCGACTGCGATACTGTGTCCGTGACTGTCGGCGAACACGTCGAGGGGGTCGCCACGGTGACGATGTCGCGGCCGGAGGCGCGGAACGCGCTCGACAAGGAGCTCCGGGCCGACCTCACGGCCGTCCTCGACGCGGTCGAGGACGACGATGCGGTGCGCGTCGTGGTGCTGACCGGGAGCGACGAGGGCGGCGCGTTCGTCGCCGGCGCGGACGTGACGGAACTGCGCGAGCGCGACGCTATCGAGCAGCGGGAGGCGAGCAAGCGCCCCCGCGTGTACGAGCGCGTCGCGAACCTCCCGAAACCGGTGATCGGTCGGATCAACGGCCACGCGCTCGGCGGCGGCTGCGAGCTCGCGCAGGCCTGCGACGTGCGGATCGCCTCCGAGAAGGCGAAGCTCGGCCAGCCCGAGATCAACCTCGGCATCATCCCCGGCGGCGGCGGCACCCAGCGGCTCCCACGCCTCGTCGGCACCGGGCAGGCGATGCGGCTGATCCTCTCGGGCGAACTGATCGACGCCGACGAGGCGGCAGACATCGGTCTCGTGGAGGAGGTCCACCCGCACGACGAACTCGACGACGCCGTCTACGACCTCGCCGAGTCGATGGCCGCGAAAAGCCCAGTCGCGCTGGAGTTCGCCAAGGAGGCAGTCCAGGCAAGCGGGGAGATGGACATCGAGGACGGTATCGAGTACGAGGCCGAACTGTTCGCTCAACTGTTCGCCACCGAGGACAAAAACGAGGGGATCGACGCGTTCTTCGAGGACCGCGAGCCGGAGTGGCAGGGGAAGTGA
- a CDS encoding MaoC/PaaZ C-terminal domain-containing protein — MSEDSDATVYFEDVEPGTVTDCGATTVTETDIREFAAEFDPLDIHTDPDAAAESRFDGIIASGYHTLSLSVRLLVDAVRSQRAVVGGLGIDDVRWHAPVRPGDELHVENEILDTRPSESDATSGVVHESITVTNGDGETVLTLENYELVARRNGAD, encoded by the coding sequence ATGAGCGAGGATTCGGACGCGACCGTCTACTTCGAGGACGTGGAACCGGGCACCGTCACGGACTGCGGGGCGACGACTGTCACTGAGACCGATATCCGGGAGTTCGCCGCGGAGTTCGACCCGCTGGACATCCACACCGACCCGGACGCGGCGGCCGAGAGCCGCTTCGACGGGATCATCGCGAGCGGCTACCACACGCTCTCGCTGTCGGTCCGCCTGCTCGTCGACGCCGTCCGGAGCCAGCGGGCGGTCGTGGGCGGGCTCGGCATCGACGACGTGCGCTGGCACGCGCCGGTGCGGCCGGGCGACGAACTCCACGTCGAGAACGAGATCCTCGACACGCGCCCCTCGGAGAGCGACGCGACCAGCGGCGTCGTCCACGAGTCGATCACCGTGACCAACGGCGACGGCGAGACGGTGCTGACGCTGGAGAACTACGAACTGGTGGCCCGCCGGAACGGGGCGGACTGA
- a CDS encoding MaoC family dehydratase — protein sequence MTQLHFEDIEAGTVRELGSYEVPREEMIGFAERYDPQPIHTDPEMARDSMFGGVIASGWYTASVCMRLFADGFLCEAASMGAIGVDELRWETPVRPGDVLTVENEILETTASESRDDRGYVRNQTRAYNGDGDEVLRWTGINIIARE from the coding sequence ATGACCCAACTCCACTTCGAGGATATCGAGGCCGGCACGGTGCGCGAACTCGGGAGCTACGAGGTGCCCCGCGAGGAGATGATCGGCTTCGCCGAACGGTACGACCCCCAGCCGATCCACACGGACCCCGAAATGGCGCGCGACTCCATGTTCGGCGGCGTCATCGCCTCGGGCTGGTACACTGCCAGCGTCTGCATGCGTCTGTTCGCCGACGGCTTCCTCTGCGAGGCGGCGAGCATGGGCGCGATCGGCGTCGACGAACTGCGCTGGGAGACGCCGGTTCGGCCCGGCGACGTGCTGACCGTCGAGAACGAAATCCTCGAAACCACGGCCTCCGAGAGCCGCGACGACCGCGGCTACGTCCGCAACCAGACCCGGGCGTACAACGGCGACGGCGACGAGGTCCTCCGATGGACCGGCATCAATATCATCGCCCGGGAATAG
- a CDS encoding enoyl-CoA hydratase/isomerase family protein produces MIRVERVHDGVRLEFVEGGDVARLVMERGDAPLNVFTPPQVEAMSEAVEALAGDVGALVLYGEPEFSGGADLRSVESAPEEMRAAKVDTIAAASNRFIRTLRRFPAPVIAAVSGVAAGGGLGFTLACDLVVLHRDAVLDTGYARVGLTPDNATPFFLAKTVGPYRARELLFDPRPIDAAEAVEMGLANRRIDRPDDEFVDAATEWAASLADGPTTVYEETKALIDSTFAGRLDEHLEEERDTIKRVSDSAVFEEGLAAFMDDRDPEWDKDG; encoded by the coding sequence ATGATCCGCGTCGAGCGCGTCCACGACGGCGTTCGCCTTGAGTTCGTGGAGGGCGGCGACGTGGCCCGGCTCGTGATGGAGCGCGGCGACGCGCCGCTGAACGTGTTCACGCCGCCGCAGGTCGAGGCGATGTCCGAAGCCGTCGAGGCGCTCGCCGGGGACGTTGGCGCGCTCGTCCTGTACGGCGAGCCGGAATTCTCGGGGGGTGCCGACCTGCGTTCGGTCGAGTCCGCGCCCGAGGAGATGCGCGCGGCGAAGGTCGACACCATCGCCGCCGCGTCGAACCGGTTCATCCGGACGCTCCGGCGGTTCCCGGCACCCGTCATCGCGGCGGTGTCCGGCGTCGCGGCGGGGGGCGGGCTCGGCTTCACGCTGGCCTGCGACCTGGTCGTCCTCCACCGCGACGCCGTCCTCGACACCGGCTACGCCCGCGTCGGGCTGACGCCGGACAACGCCACGCCGTTCTTCCTCGCCAAGACGGTCGGTCCCTACCGGGCGCGGGAACTCCTGTTCGACCCGCGGCCCATCGACGCCGCGGAGGCGGTCGAGATGGGGCTGGCAAACCGGCGGATCGACCGCCCGGACGACGAGTTCGTCGACGCGGCGACGGAGTGGGCCGCCTCGCTCGCCGACGGCCCGACGACGGTGTACGAGGAGACCAAGGCGCTGATCGACTCGACGTTCGCAGGACGGCTGGACGAGCATCTGGAGGAGGAGCGCGACACGATAAAGCGGGTCAGCGACTCCGCCGTGTTCGAGGAGGGGCTGGCGGCCTTCATGGACGACCGCGACCCGGAGTGGGACAAGGACGGCTGA
- a CDS encoding gamma carbonic anhydrase family protein encodes MPPTRPFEGDRPAVADSAFVSEMAYLVGDVTVAERASVWPFVCVRGDYGPVSVGRETNVQDFTMLHEATLGSGVTVGHNVVVDRATVGDDTLVGMSSTILPEASVGNECIVAAGTVVREGQEIPDGHMAYGSPPETKPIGEDRKEQIRWYCEEYLNLSERYRDAEAPLDRDGTSGEGR; translated from the coding sequence ATGCCCCCGACCCGACCGTTCGAGGGCGACCGCCCCGCGGTGGCCGACTCCGCGTTCGTCTCGGAGATGGCGTACCTCGTCGGCGACGTGACCGTCGCGGAGCGGGCGAGCGTCTGGCCCTTTGTCTGCGTCCGGGGCGACTACGGCCCGGTCAGCGTCGGCCGGGAGACGAACGTGCAGGACTTCACGATGCTCCACGAGGCGACGCTCGGGTCGGGCGTGACCGTCGGCCACAACGTCGTGGTCGACCGGGCGACCGTCGGCGACGACACGCTCGTCGGGATGTCGAGCACGATCCTGCCCGAGGCATCGGTCGGCAACGAGTGCATCGTCGCCGCCGGGACCGTCGTCCGCGAGGGGCAGGAGATCCCGGACGGCCACATGGCGTACGGCTCGCCGCCCGAAACGAAGCCGATCGGCGAGGACCGGAAAGAGCAGATCCGGTGGTACTGCGAGGAGTACCTCAACCTCTCCGAGCGGTACCGCGACGCGGAGGCACCGCTGGACCGGGATGGAACGAGCGGGGAGGGACGATGA